From one Anopheles bellator chromosome 1, idAnoBellAS_SP24_06.2, whole genome shotgun sequence genomic stretch:
- the LOC131205993 gene encoding uncharacterized protein LOC131205993 — MNAESTSSVCRCCSTVISESSEPSIDLIKCPEINRMLKQLYPSKNLPGDEHKLICMACYLNALNHSNFVAEYRQKRRTFRMNQLVLYSHLCSPPPEVQNLVSEDDSKSEDGDENAITKEVSPDEITACSESFRDVPDKNDVPDKNDVPDKNDVPDTNDVPDNVEQPPTGEPSNDEVDASVRASPSTTASPTEKELRPVLVDCLKTPLYVESLAPVVVTVDPAHPKITQYLCDKCFAIYDHLGGLKTHQKNNRCHRSCRYCLAALRNGKKHRCELQVMYEPVLPLVRGNRPARRRSVESSRSPSI, encoded by the exons ATGAACGCTGAATCGACCTCCTCCGTGTGTCGCTGTTGTTCCACCGTAATCAGTGAAAGCAGCGAACCGTCCATAGATCTGATTAAATGTCCCGAAATTAATCGAATGCTGAAACAACTTTACCCTTCCAAG AATCTTCCGGGCGACGAACACAAGCTGATCTGCATGGCGTGCTACCTGAATGCGCTGAATCATAGTAACTTCGTGGCGGAATATCGACAAAAACGGAGAACTTTCCGCATGAACCAGCTAGTGCTATACTCCCACTTGTGTTCGCCACCACCTGAGGTCCAAAACCTGGTTTCGGAGGACGACAGCAAAAGCGAAGATGGCGATGAGAACGCTATCACTAAGGAAGTTTCGCCAGATGAAATAACTGCGTGCTCCGAGAGCTTCCGGGACGTTCCGGACAAAAACGACGTACCGGACAAAAACGACGTACCGGACAAAAACGACGTTCCGGACACAAACGACGTTCCGGACAACGTGGAACAGCCACCAACAGGAGAACCATCAAATGACGAAGTGGATGCCTCAGTGCGTGCGTCGCCTTCAACGACTGCGAGTCCAACAGAGAAGGAGCTACGACCGGTGTTGGTGGACTGCCTGAAAACGCCACTGTATGTGGAATCTCTTGCACCGGTCGTCGTTACCGTCGATCCGGCGCATCCAAAGATCACGCAGTATCTGTGCGATAAATGCTTTGCCATTTACGACCACCTGGGCGGCCTGAAGACACACCAGAAAAATAACCGTTGCCACCGATCCTGCCGCTACTGCCTGGCCGCATTGcggaacggcaaaaaacaCCGATGCGAACTGCAGGTGATGTACGAACCGGTCCTACCGCTGGTGCGGGGCAatcgcccggctcggcgtCGTTCGGTCGAAAGCTCTCGCTCCCCGTCGATTTAA
- the LOC131205998 gene encoding DNA-directed RNA polymerases I, II, and III subunit RPABC5, with amino-acid sequence MIIPVRCFTCGKVIGNKWEAYLGLLQAEYTEGDALDALGLKRYCCRRMLLGHVDLIEKLLNYAPLEK; translated from the exons aTGATTATTCCGGTGCGCTGCTTTACCTGTGGCAAGGTAATTGGCAACAAGTGGGAGGCCTATCTGGGCCTGCTGCAAGCCGAATACACCGAAGG CGATGCACTGGACGCACTGGGACTGAAACGGTACTGCTGCCGCCGGATGCTGCTAGGCCACGTGGATCTCATCGAAAAGCTGCTTAATTATGCGCCACTGGAGAAGTAA
- the LOC131205991 gene encoding BAG domain-containing protein Samui, which translates to MSQQHTEPSQQPQVRHIPIYVEGRSEPLLNTSPKSQPSSAHPSAQPSSHAHVPHPSGSDSPQMPDDLFKQNSIFDRDRDIPVRSAFNTPFFKREASPGASRTSPFPDMASHMPHMNTNVPRGSSIPRQTPSPPTAAGASQAHHHHSSKQPQQPSSTYHQQFPPQRHPQQQQQATAPPPAHHSEPQQAAQPPMTGYDQPDSRPKPSPPPPVKDDPTSKISKIQQDVTAIFDLVEKFRGSKEGKKDKTYMYLDEMLTQNLLKLDSIDVGDQPQIKSSRKAAIRSINTCIGVLEQKAEAGALEAAGGSSSSITGRNEAITTANGIDPPKGGMNGLEQHAAGKSASNTSISHSSSNSSQQQQQPIDDAKQ; encoded by the coding sequence ATGTcgcagcagcacacggagCCCTCGCAACAGCCCCAAGTGCGGCACATTCCCATCTATGTCGAGGGCCGTTCGGAGCCGCTGCTGAATACGAGCCCGAAATCGCAGCCATCGTCGGCGCACCCGTCCGCACAACCATCATCACACGCGCACGTGCCGCATCCTTCCGGGAGTGACAGTCCGCAAATGCCGGACGATTTGTTCAAGCAGAACTCAATCTTCGATCGGGATCGCGATATACCGGTGCGATCGGCTTTCAACACCCCGTTCTTCAAGCGCGAGGCATCGCCCGGTGCCAGCCGGACGTCCCCGTTTCCGGACATGGCCAGCCATATGCCGCACATGAACACGAACGTGCCTCGCGGGTCTTCGATTCCTAGGCAAAcaccgtcgccaccgacggcggctgGTGCGAGccaggcccaccaccaccacagtaGCAAACAACCGCAGCAACCGTCCAGCACCTACCACCAACAGTTTCCGCCCCAGAGgcatccccagcagcagcagcaggcgacggcgccgccgccagcacacCATTCGGAGCCGCAGCAGGCGGCACAGCCACCTATGACGGGCTACGATCAGCCCGACAGTCGTCCgaagccgtcgccgccgcctccaGTTAAGGATGATCCGACCAGTAAGATTTCGAAAATCCAGCAAGATGTGACGGCTATTTTCGATCTGGTCGAAAAGTTCAGGGGCAGCAAGGAGGGCAAAAAGGACAAGACGTACATGTACCTGGACGAGATGTTGACCCAGAATCTGCTGAAGCTGGACTCGATCGACGTGGGCGATCAACCGCAGATTAAATCGTCCAGAAAGGCGGCAATCAGAAGCATAAACACCTGCATCGGGGTGCTGGAGCAAAAGGCCGAAGCAGGGGCCCTGGAGGCAGCCGGTGGCAGCTCCAGCTCCATTACCGGCCGGAACGaggccatcaccaccgccaatGGAATCGATCCGCCCAAGGGTGGGATGAACGGGCTCGAGCAGCACGCCGCCGGTAAGTCCGCTTCGAACACGTCAATCTCTCACTCGTCGTCCAACTctagtcagcagcagcagcagccgatcgaCGATGCTAAACAGTAA
- the LOC131206689 gene encoding LOW QUALITY PROTEIN: zinc finger protein 267-like (The sequence of the model RefSeq protein was modified relative to this genomic sequence to represent the inferred CDS: substituted 3 bases at 3 genomic stop codons): protein MSSDSRNLCRLCLSKERKLTRFFSNEHGIDNDLLRKIYDCTTVEADHFDVFPVAICSLCEQQLSDWYRFREKCIENDTILHNLFGMERSRQAAHRFSIGDKPNPPAEPVLQYASEVDEEEDDVRNEQHNGPAIATPVDETEPSSTTQTTVPETPESMLMGLSVQLEDGRFQCMVCKRTFRNAYTLKRHLKLHTEENLYECEYCGKRFNDRSNWKIHQRAHTGDNLYNCLVCLKSFISPSTLKYHRRAHRKLRSFDCRVCQESFNEYEELEAHMRDAHRGVALEDLQMDEPLLDAANFVKIELEDEEQQQLSTTQEPRNNADSSGLLVTGSDIEDADEGEEESGHGRGDGECHLVGPSAEAQRHHPHHPPLSKASDEQIILDGSRQEPLAMETAADIPIPVQPPVGIKQELPDVVKQEPFDEDMLVTDPRELLMMEEASEGQEEEKEVRXCCLPSSAPSXFXFPSPLQSNRGTVILFRCDYCMQIFHFLDDLNAHMELHNGANGPHQNGAGVVLGSAAAIPHQAQAATPDSRPPSLLKPMMLRNVGTTELGGSSMVTGTTRLHPMPGNMQIVYHSTQPDIRPVPAPATNRTTDCQPLLFLSPAANGAGGLKRRHSFEPDVADLMNVTPPEHQCTKCSKRFRTEELLRVHEATHENDALVNRVRSCRICNKVFKCELNLQAHMRKHNTTHHSLIKFSGSSGDDDQHPEGSGAGPGDGGRSGSESASSSSAGENEGGSKEDRQPPAEAADGGASSESLGDSEGEVGLTSSESSSGNGALAVMAAAAAAAAAVAAGRKGPVRKCEICAISFDDATYLEQHVLSHFARNEAVSFIPSADRPFKCTECHKRFKRKDYLLIHIRTHTGERRYKCDLCSSAFVHPSNLITHRKLHSNERPHKCDLCKATFKLYAGLKIHRRRCVMKNLSDSFSFGDDGSASSAGTDPNAAVAAAGTSVHLVQSAGRLSL, encoded by the exons ATGTCTAGCGATTCGCGGAACCTGTGTCGCCTGTGTCTGTCGAAGGAACGGAAGCTAACCCGATTTTTCTCCAACGAACATGGGATCGACAACGATCTACTGCGCAAGATCTACGACTGCACGACGGTGGAG GCGGATCATTTTGATGTGTTTCCAGTGGCCATCTGTTCGCTTTGCGAGCAGCAGCTCAGCGATTGGTaccggttccgggaaaagtGTATCGAAAATGATACCATTCTGCACAATCTGTTCGGCATGGAGCGAAGTCGCCAAGCGGCGCACCGGTTCTCGATCGGTGACAAACCGAATCCACCGGCAGAACCTGTGCTGCAGTACGCCAGTGAGGtggacgaggaagaggacgacgtACGCAACGAGCAACATAATGGGCCAGCGATCGCCACGCCAGtcgacgaaacggaaccatcATCCACCACGCAGACGACGGTTCCCGAAACCCCCGAGTCCATG CTGATGGGTCTGTCGGTGCAACTGGAAGACGGTCGGTTCCAGTGTATGGTGTGCAAGCGCACGTTCCGCAACGCGTACACCCTGAAGCGGCACCTCAAGCTCCACACGGAGGAGAACCTGTACGAGTGCGAGTACTGTGGGAAGCGGTTCAACGATCGGTCAAACTGGAAGATCCACCAGCGGGCCCACACCGGGGACAACCTATACAACTGCCTGGTTTGCCTGAAGAGCTTCATATCGCCCTCGACGCTCAAGTATCATCGGCgggcccaccggaagctgcgaTCGTTCGATTGTCGCGTTTGCCAGGAATCGTTCAACGAGTACGAGGAGCTCGAGGCCCACATGCGTGACGCGCACCGGGGTGTCGCATTGGAAGACCTGCAGATGGACGAACCGCTGCTCGATGCGGCCAATTTCGTCAAGATTGAGCTCGAAGacgaggagcagcagcagctgagtACAACGCAGGAACCGCGGAACAATGCCGACAGTAGCGGTCTACTCGTGACCGGAAGCGACATCGAAGACGCTGACGAAGGTGAAGAGGAGAGCGGCCACGGGAGGGGGGACGGAGAGTGTCACCTAGTGGGGCCCAGTGCGGAGGCCCAGAGGCACCATCCGCATCATCCTCCACTTTCGAAGGCCAGTGACGAGCAGATTATACTAGATGGTTCGCGGCAGGAACCGTTGGCCATGGAAACTGCTGCAGACATACCGATCCCGGTGCAGCCACCGGTGGGCATCAAACAGGAGCTTCCCGACGTCGTAAAGCAGGAACCGTTCGATGAAGACATGCTCGTGACCGATCCTCGCGAGCTACTTATGATGGAGGAAGCTTCGGAGGGCCAAGAGGAGGAAAAAGAGGTAAGGTAGTGTTGTCTGCCGAGTAGCGCACCGTCTTGATTCTAATTCCCGTCCCCATTACAGTCCAACCGAGGCACCGTAATACTGTTCCGGTGTGATTATTGCATGCAGATATTCCACTTTCTGGATGACCTCAATGCCCACATGGAGCTGCACAACGGTGCGAACGGACCCCATCAGAACGGTGCTGGTGTCGTGCTAGGTTCAGCCGCTGCCATCCCTCATCAGGCGCAGGCCGCGACCCCCGATAGTCGACCACCTTCGCTACTGAAACCAATGATGCTTCGGAATGTCGGTACAACCGAACTGGGCGGTTCCTCGATGGTCACTGGCACAACTCGGTTGCATCCGATGCCCGGCAACATGCAGATCGTGTATCACTCCACGCAACCGGACATACGACCGGTGCCGGCACCAGCGACCAATCGAACCACCGACTGTCAGCCCCTGTTGTTTCTGTCCCCCGCAgcaaacggtgccggtgggctTAAACGGCGCCACTCGTTCGAACCGGATGTGGCCGACCTGATGAACGTGACGCCGCCGGAGCACCAGTGCACCAAGTGTTCGAAGCGGTTCCGCACCGAAGAGCTGCTACGCGTGCACGAAGCGACCCACGAGAACGACGCACTGGTCAATCGGGTCCGCAGCTGCCGGATTTGCAACAAGGTGTTCAAGTGTGAGCTCAATTTGCAGGCGCACATGcggaaacacaacacaacgcaCCACTCACTGATCAAGTTCTCCGGTTCGAGCGGGGACGATGACCAACACCCGGAAGGTAGCGGCGCTGGccctggtgatggtggccgcaGTGGCAGCGAATCCGCTTCTTCCTCTAGCGCCGGCGAAAATGAAGGAGGATCGAAAGAGGATCGGCAACCGCCGGCCGAAGCGGCCGATGGCGGTGCGTCTTCGGAATCGCTCGGCGATAGTGAAGGCGAAGTGGGACTTACATCCTCCGAATCGTCCTCCGGCAATGGAGCGCTAGCGGtgatggcggcagcggccgcagcggccgccgcggtAGCAGCAGGGCGGAAAGGCCCGGTGCGGAAGTGTGAAATTTGTGCCATCAGCTTCGACGATGCGACGTACCTCGAGCAGCACGTGCTAAGTCACTTTGCGCGCAACGAGGCGGTCTCGTTCATCCCGTCCGCCGACCGGCCGTTCAAGTGTACCGAGTGCCACAAGCGGTTCAAGAGAAAAGACTATCTGCTCATCCACATCCGGACGCACACGGGGGAACGGCGCTACAAGTGCGACCTCTGCTCGAGCGCCTTCGTCCACCCGTCCAACCTGATcacgcaccggaagctgcacTCGAACGAGCGGCCCCACAAATGCGACCTGTGCAAGGCCACCTTCAAGCTGTACGCCGGCCTGAAGATCCATCGGAGACGCTGTGTGATGAAAAACTTGTCCGATAGCTTCTCcttcggcgacgacggttCGGCGTCGAGCGCAGGAACTGATCCAAACGCCGCTgtagcagcagccggaacGTCAGTGCATCTGGTCCAATCTGCGGGCCGACTCTCACTGTAG
- the LOC131205990 gene encoding uncharacterized protein KIAA0930 homolog: MSLVGGGGLGGGSASAAAALLKSPQTALQTFLEEINFQRTKEMRQLLKDDGGFVVLQGTTYWTDLFVRHFLFQSEPEHSIDCDDLLFFVRKKHIKGSSRAMPKYETEIEVFRKDSRKLPIGDPDVDWEETVYLNLVIHQFNYTLTLAICTRTSPKELQVLRRHSQKVYASPSRRKMDTKGDSEEITYPHICFMVDNFDEVFHDILVRDGEMVCVELVATDRDGAVQGVIFLGSIRYDALKRVYDARQSSLGSKVAQRMSFGLFSSGGPQTRCEFVRMKGPQGKGHAEMAVTKPKGSGVETPTSEPGFCATDMWDSEWEEDCEEYYNYRHQRRLSDPSANLNNFNRYGWRTKNASDSSTSAYGGSKARSENEGLDCLANEVSEIEAGDLRDELDDGAYNPLWTTKGFTQTFHFWKENRRQQSTPLNAFLTYVTLPWWSIAKDLLDHREQPILTF, from the exons ATGTCGCTGGTCGGCGGAGGTGGCCTCGGCGGCGGATCAGCGTCGGCCGCCGCAGCACTGCTTAAATCGCCACAAACCGCTCTCCAAACCTTTCTGGAGGAAATCAACTTCCAGCGTACGAAGGAGATGCGACAGCTGCTAAAAGATG ATGGCGGGTTCGTGGTACTGCAAGGAACCACGTACTGGACCGACCTGTTCGTGCGCCACTTCCTCTTCCAGTCCGAGCCGGAGCACAGTATCGACTGTGACGATCTGCTGTTTTTCGTGCgcaaaaaacacatcaaagGTTCGTCCCGGGCGATGCCCAAGTACGAGACGGAGATCGAGGTGTTCCGGAAGGACTCGCGCAAACTGCCGATCGGCGATCCGGACGTCGACTGGGAGGAAACGGTCTACCTGAACCTGGTGATCCACCAGTTCAACTACACGCTCACGCTGGCCATCTGTACGCGCACGTCACCGAAGGAGCTGCAGGTGTTGCGGCGCCACTCGCAGAAGGTGTACGCCTCGCCGAGCCGCCGAAAGATGGACACCAAGGGTGACAGCGAGGAGATCACCTATCCGCACATCTGCTTCATGGTGGACAACTTTGACGAGGTGTTCCACGACATACTGGTGCGCGACGGCGAAATGGTGTGCGTTgagctggtggccaccgatcgcgatGGCGCCGTTCAGGGCGTGATCTTTCTCGGCTCGATCCGCTACGATGCACTGAAACGGGTCTACGACGCTAGG CAATCGAGCCTCGGTTCGAAGGTAGCGCAGCGAATGTCCTTTGGCCTTTTCAGCTCCGGTGGACCGCAGACGCGCTGTGAGTTTGTGCGGATGAAGGGGCCGCAAGGAAAGGGGCACGCCGAAATGGCCGttacgaaaccgaaagggtCCGGCGTAGAGACACCGACCAGCGAACCGGG CTTCTGTGCGACCGACATGTGGGACTCGGAATGGGAAGAAGACTGCGAGGAGTACTACAATTATCGGCACCAGCGGCGGCTGAGCGACCCGAGCGCCAATCTGAACAACTTCAACCGGTACGGATGGCGAACGAAGAACGCATCCGATTCGTCGACGTCCGCGTACGGTGGCTCGAAGGCACGGTCCGAGAACGAAGGGCTCGACTGCCTGGCCAACGAGGTGTCGGAGATCGAGGCCGGTGACTTGCGTGATG AACTAGACGACGGAGCCTACAATCCGCTCTGGACCACGAAGGGATTCACACAAACGTTCCATTTCTGGAAGGAGAACCGACGGCAGCAGTCGACACCGCTGAATGCGTTCCTTACGTACGTTACGCTTCCCTGGTGGAGCATAGCGAAGG ATTTGCTGGACCACCGGGAGCAACCGATCCTAACATTCTAG